One Alphaproteobacteria bacterium HT1-32 genomic region harbors:
- a CDS encoding ATP-binding cassette domain-containing protein has translation MANENLAIELKDMNKWYGQFHVLKDINLQVARGERIVICGPSGSGKSTMIRCINRLEEHQEGQIIVDGNELTNDLKKIDEIRREVGMVFQHFNLFPHLTILQNCTLAPIWVRKMPKKEAEEVAMKYLTRVKIPEQAHKYPGQLSGGQQQRVAIARSLCMNPRIMLFDEPTSALDPEMISEVLDTMVSLAEEGMTMLCVTHEMGFARKVADRVIFMDAGEIVEENNPEEFFNNPQNDRTKLFLSQILGH, from the coding sequence ATGGCTAATGAAAATCTGGCTATCGAACTGAAAGACATGAACAAGTGGTACGGTCAGTTCCACGTGCTCAAGGATATCAACCTGCAGGTGGCACGCGGTGAGCGTATCGTGATCTGCGGACCGTCCGGATCAGGTAAATCCACCATGATCCGCTGTATCAACCGGCTGGAAGAACATCAGGAAGGCCAGATCATTGTCGATGGCAATGAGCTGACAAACGACCTGAAGAAGATCGACGAAATCCGTCGTGAAGTCGGCATGGTGTTCCAGCACTTCAACCTGTTTCCGCATCTGACCATTCTGCAGAACTGCACCCTCGCCCCGATCTGGGTCCGCAAGATGCCGAAAAAGGAAGCGGAAGAAGTCGCGATGAAGTATCTGACCCGGGTCAAGATCCCCGAGCAGGCTCATAAATATCCGGGCCAGCTTTCCGGTGGTCAGCAACAGCGTGTGGCCATTGCCCGCTCGCTTTGCATGAACCCGCGCATCATGCTGTTTGATGAGCCGACATCCGCACTCGATCCGGAAATGATCTCCGAAGTTCTCGACACCATGGTGTCGCTGGCTGAAGAAGGCATGACGATGCTTTGTGTGACCCATGAAATGGGCTTCGCACGAAAGGTCGCCGACCGGGTGATCTTCATGGATGCCGGGGAAATCGTTGAAGAGAACAACCCGGAAGAGTTCTTCAACAACCCGCAAAATGATCGCACGAAACTCTTCCTGAGCCAGATTCTGGGTCACTAA
- a CDS encoding DUF2437 domain-containing protein — protein MQTVRFQDGDSAPQFGVLDGDHIHPLPDAPWFGMGMVGNPVPLAVVKLLAPVAPQRIFCVGLNYRAHAAEMKLDLPTRPMLFTKPSTTVVGPDSIIEYPHEAEIVHHEAELAVIIGTAGRRIPVESALDHVFGYTAANDVSERVIQKAEMASGALLICKGYDSFCPLGPVIETELDPSGLDIRCRVNGEIRQDSNTSDFIFTVPQIIADISAAITLLPGDVILTGTPEGVGPISPGDSVEIEIAGIGVLQNRVVAES, from the coding sequence ATGCAGACCGTAAGATTTCAGGATGGCGATTCAGCCCCTCAGTTTGGTGTCCTTGACGGAGACCATATTCACCCGCTCCCCGACGCTCCCTGGTTCGGGATGGGCATGGTCGGCAACCCGGTACCTCTGGCGGTTGTGAAATTACTGGCTCCGGTGGCGCCACAGCGGATTTTCTGTGTTGGCCTGAATTACCGGGCGCATGCGGCAGAAATGAAGCTCGACCTGCCGACCCGGCCCATGCTGTTCACCAAACCCTCAACCACGGTTGTCGGTCCGGACAGCATTATCGAATATCCGCATGAAGCTGAAATCGTTCATCACGAAGCAGAACTCGCCGTTATCATCGGCACCGCCGGGCGCCGTATTCCTGTGGAATCGGCACTGGATCATGTCTTTGGCTATACCGCAGCCAACGATGTCAGTGAACGTGTCATCCAGAAAGCGGAAATGGCATCTGGTGCCCTGCTGATCTGCAAGGGTTATGACAGCTTCTGCCCTCTCGGTCCTGTCATCGAGACCGAGCTTGACCCGTCTGGCCTGGACATTCGTTGCCGCGTGAATGGTGAAATCCGTCAGGATTCCAATACATCTGACTTCATCTTCACCGTCCCGCAGATCATTGCCGATATCAGCGCCGCAATTACCCTGCTGCCCGGTGATGTTATCCTGACCGGCACCCCGGAAGGGGTCGGGCCAATCAGCCCCGGTGACAGTGTAGAGATTGAGATTGCCGGTATCGGCGTGCTGCAAAACCGGGTCGTCGCGGAATCCTAG